From the Erythrolamprus reginae isolate rEryReg1 chromosome Z, rEryReg1.hap1, whole genome shotgun sequence genome, one window contains:
- the LOC139154283 gene encoding olfactory receptor 6X1-like: MVNITLVEEFVLVGFPQLHELAMVFYTIVLLMYLLSFLGNALIIFIVIMEPMLHTPMYFFLLNFSLAEICSTSAEIPKMLTNIISGKNTICFSCCVAQFFTVFAMGGVEFLMLSIMSFDRYMAICKPLIYKMVMTNQFIFQLALVAWIAGFLIVFSQSVVIWTFPYCRDNVIDHFFCDVGPVLKLACADTTLIELIGLIYGATFMWGSLGLSLVSYTHIVAAIIRISSATGRTKAFLTCASHLTVLIIFYTADMIMYLRPSTHGDIQLNKVISLVRTSFVPMLNPFIYTIRNSEFKTALDKTMRWMVVF, from the coding sequence ATGGTCAATATAACATTGGTTGAAGAGTTCGTTCTTGTGGGATTTCCACAATTACATGAGCTGGCCATGGTGTTTTATACCATAGTTCTACTGATGTACCTACTGTCATTTCTAGGGAACGCTTTAATCATCTTTATTGTTATCATGGAACCCATGCTCCATACACCAATGTATTTCTTCCTCCTCAACTTCTCCCTGGCTGAGATCTGTTCCACATCAGCAGAAATCCCCAAAATGCTGACCAATATTATCTCTGGGAAAAATACCATCTGTTTTTCATGCTGTGTGGCACAATTTTTCACAGTCTTTGCCATGGGAGGGGTTGAGTTCCTGATGCTCTCGATCATGTCTTTTGATCGCTACATGGCCATTTGTAAACCTTTAATCTATAAAATGGTCATGACCAATCAATTCATCTTTCAGTTGGCTTTAGTGGCTTGGATTGCGGGGTTTCTGATTGTCTTTTCACAGTCTGTAGTGATATGGACATTTCCTTATTGCCGGGACAATGTCATTGACCACTTCTTTTGTGATGTCGGCCCCGTTCTGAAATTAGCCTGTGCTGATACAACTCTGATAGAGCTAATTGGCCTCATCTATGGTGCCACTTTCATGTGGGGATCTCTTGGTCTTTCCCTGGTATCATACACGCACATTGTAGCTGCTATAATCCGGATTTCTTCTGCCACTGGGCGCACCAAAGCCTTCCTCACCTGCGCCTCTCACCTCACGGTTCTAATTATCTTCTACACAGCCGACATGATCATGTACCTGCGTCCTTCTACACATGGTGATATTCAACTCAATAAAGTCATATCGCTTGTGCGCACAAGCTTTGTACCCATGTTAAATCCTTTCATCTACACAATCCGGAACAGTGAATTCAAGACAgctcttgacaaaacaatgagaTGGATGGTGGTTTTTTAG